The following coding sequences lie in one Nakaseomyces glabratus chromosome K, complete sequence genomic window:
- a CDS encoding uncharacterized protein (CAGL0K10406g~Ortholog(s) have endoplasmic reticulum localization): protein MQLFNSWLLFCLAVVLASKGNDYGIHHLDYHIDNLQEKLTINRKEYRKHVKSNLIVPFNSTRIPGSTEAIKIQDFIIHNFNQSMWNVEIDNFTEKDYNFTNLVFTFEPDEDFADDDYIVLAAHYDTMILPEGFVGAMDSAASCAILLYIGQFLEYVHGTDDQLFDPILKNASKGIKLIFFDGEEALVEWSDDDSIYGSKHLAAKWEKSGQLKDIHLLALMDLIGGRDRLPIPSYFRNSHEYYKMLSDIEHSYLQLIKDETQDVKPLRNLGYAKRKSLNINDDRFLIHDKNFMGDDHVPFYEKNVPILHLIPSSFPSTWHTINDDFRHLDQQTIYKWAVMMSEFIIRSVESDTQ, encoded by the coding sequence ATGCAATTGTTTAATTCTTGGTTACTGTTCTGTCTTGCTGTCGTTTTGGCGAGCAAAGGCAATGACTATGGTATACACCACCTTGATTACCACATCGACAACCTGCAAGAGAAATTGACAATCAATCGAAAGGAATATCGCAAGCATGTTAAATCCAACTTGATAGTACCCTTCAACTCTACAAGAATACCGGGCAGCACTGAAGCGATTAAGATACAAGACTTTATCATACATAACTTCAATCAATCTATGTGGAATGTTGAGATAGACAATTTCACTGAGAAGGATTACAATTTTACGAATTTGGTATTTACATTTGAACCAGATGAAGATTTTGCGGACGACGACTACATTGTGCTCGCAGCACATTACGACACTATGATCTTACCTGAGGGTTTCGTTGGAGCGATGGATAGCGCTGCCTCATGCGCTATTCTACTCTATATTGGACAATTTTTAGAATATGTTCATGGCACAGATGATCAGCTGTTTGATCCTATACTCAAAAACGCATCCAAAGGTATCAAACTGATCTTCTTTGATGGTGAAGAAGCGTTAGTTGAATGGAGCGACGATGACTCAATTTATGGCTCCAAACATCTGGCTGCCAAGTGGGAAAAATCTGGGCAATTGAAAGACATTCACTTATTAGCACTTATGGATTTGATTGGAGGAAGAGATAGACTTCCTATTCCAAGCTACTTTAGGAACTCACATGAGTACTACAAGATGCTAAGTGATATTGAACACTCCTATTTGCAACTAATCAAGGATGAGACACAGGACGTCAAACCTTTGAGGAATCTGGGATATGCCAAACGGAAATCCCTAAATATAAATGACGACAGATTCCTTATCCATGATAAAAACTTTATGGGTGATGACCATGTCCCCTTCTATGAGAAAAATGTGCCTATCTTGCATCTAATACCGTCTAGTTTCCCATCGACATGGCACACTATTAATGATGATTTTAGGCATTTGGATCAGCAAACTATTTATAAATGGGCTGTCATGATGAGCGAGTTTATCATTCGGTCTGTAGAATCGGATACACAGTAG
- the IGD1 gene encoding Igd1p (CAGL0K10428g~Ortholog(s) have enzyme inhibitor activity, role in negative regulation of glycogen catabolic process and cytoplasm localization), which produces MSQLEQASVTMNSSLEFINMQNPPPPKDSPYLAYIDKGCGESPTNIKSVPYPTRRRSTNYVNTLRDKGLLREMEEVRTDVDKVSSKGDNNYTYGNLTSMSQQDMKHESSKYFMAGSSHIPPQFDKLVYMGDSIDYDGPRRQYMEAEDAMDPLYKGYNGKVYKRRPSFQYEDFKKDVYDKLHIFNDN; this is translated from the coding sequence ATGTCACAACTTGAGCAAGCTAGTGTAACAATGAACTCATCACTGGAATTCATCAACATGCAAAATCCTCCTCCACCTAAGGATTCTCCGTATTTGGCTTATATTGACAAGGGTTGTGGTGAATCTccaacaaatataaagtCAGTTCCTTATCCaaccagaagaagatcaacaaATTATGTAAATACATTGAGAGATAAAGGTTTGTTGAGGGAAATGGAGGAGGTGAGAACAGATGTAGACAAGGTATCCAGTAAAGGAGATAATAACTATACATATGGAAACTTAACGTCAATGAGCCAACAAGATATGAAACACGAGAGCAGCAAGTATTTCATGGCTGGTTCATCGCACATACCTCCACAATTTGATAAACTAGTATACATGGGCGACTCTATAGATTATGATGGGCCTAGGAGACAATATATGGAAGCAGAAGATGCTATGGATCCGTTATATAAAGGTTATAATGGAAAAGTGTATAAACGCCGGCCCTCCTTTCAATATGAggatttcaagaaagatGTCTATGACAAGTTGCATATATTCAATGACAACTAG